The genomic stretch TGCTCATGAACTGCCTGCTGACAGCAGGGCGGCAAAGCTCGACGGTATGCGAAAGGGAGTTACTGAAGAGAAAATTATTAAGGTGCGTGAGCTGAGCCAAGTGGCAGCTGAGCTTGAGCTGTCTGTAGGACAATTGGCATTAGCTTGGATTTTGCGGCAGCCGAATGTATCAAGCGCTCTCATCGGCGCAAGTCGTCCCGAGCAGGTAGAGGAAAATGCGAAGGCAGCAGGTGTTAAGCTGAGCACTGACATCATAGAGCGGATTGAACAAATATTAGGCTCATAAGAAGGAGTGGAGATCGTGCCAAAGGTAGTCATAACAGGCGGTAGCGGAATGCTAGGCCAATGGGTAGTGAAACATTTTGTGGAGCAGGGATACGAGGTCGTAAATGCGGATGTGAAGCATCCAGCTGAACCGCTTTGTCGCACAGTTATTGTAGATTTGAATAATTTGGGCGAGGTATATGGTGTGCTGGCAGGGGCAGATGCCGTTGTGCATTTGGCGGCAATACCTGTGGCCTATTCACATCCGAATGAAGTGACGTTTCACAATAATGTTATGTCTACCTATAATGTATTGGAAGCGGCGGCAGGGCTTGGCATTCGCAAGTCGGTTATCGCTTCAAGCGAGTCCTCCTACGGCCTTGTATTCGCCTTGGAGCGATTTGGTCCGCAGTATGTCCCTGTTGACGAAGAGCATCCACAGCTTCCGCAGGACAGCTACGGCTTGTCGAAGATTGTGAATGAGCAGACCGCGGATATGATGAGCCGCCGTTCGGGGATGCAGGTCGTTTCCTTCCGGCTTGGCAACGTTATTACACCTGAGGCGTATCAGAACTTCAAGACATTCATTCATGATCCAGAGCAGCGCGAGCGCATTTTGTGGAGTTATATTGATACAAGAGATGCAGCAGAAGCCTGCCGGCTGGCAATTGAAGCTGAGGGTCTAGGGAGCGTTGCTCTTAATCTTGCGGCTGATGATTCCAGTATGGCAGTTTCGAGTCGAGCATTAATGGCCGCACGCTTTCCAGAGGTGCTTGATTTCCGTGAGCCGCTTGAAGGACATGAATCGCTTCTGAGCAATGAGAAGGCTAAACGATTGTTAAATTGGCAGCCTAAGCATGCTTGGCGGGATTATGTTAGCGGCTGGAGCGAATAAAGTCTTCATAGCTTCTGAATACAGAGCATGGTGAGCCACAAGCCGCCATTGCTCTGTTTTTCTATTAATTGACAGTATAGAAATTTATCATTATAATACCAAGTAAAGTGGTTGGTTTTTATGATGTTTATCATTTGAGGGGGACTATGGAATGGCTGTTCAAACCTTTAAAGCATCTGCACATCTGCAAGATGGCGTGAAAGTTAAAACTAAATCCAGACATTTTGAGTTAACGATCGATGAGCCAAAAAGCTTGGGAGGAACGGATACTGGCATGAATCCAGTAGAGGCACTTTTGGCATCGCTAGGGGCTTGCCAATCGATTGTGGCCAGAGTTTATGCACCAAAGTTTGATGTTAAGCTTGAAGATTTCAGAGTAGAGGTTGAGGGAGACATCGATCTGGATGGTTTCTTTGACAAAGCTGATGTCCGTCCGGGCTACTCTGACATTCGCTATACCTTTCATATCAAAACGGATTCTCCTAAAGAAAAGGTAGAAGAGTTTGTGAGATTTTTGGAAAGCAAATGTCCAGTTGGAGACACTATTGCAAACCCCGTTAATGTTAAATTGGAAAGTATTATTATTGAAGGCTAATCCCGACTAGAAGAATAATGGAATCCTAAGGGCAATCGAAACTCGTTATAGCCCAAAAAGGTGGTTGAAGCTTACAGCTTCAACCACCTTTTTTTTGCTATATAGGAAACTATGCATTCTCCGAACCTGTTGATAATGATGCTGCGGCAGCAGCCAGTAAGCAGATAACGAAAGCTAACGGAAGCCAGAGATGCTAAAGTTTCATTTTTGGTTAGCGTCACATTTTAACGGAACAGGGAGACGCCTAATAGCATGAAGTTACTGCAAAAGTACAGGATAGCTTCAGCACGGGGAGTAGGAGACGTGAGGATTTGAGGAGCGGCATGGAGCATAGGGAAAGTTGAGGGAAAAGAAGATGCGTGTGTTCGTTTGTGCGAAGGATATGGAACCTACACAAACATGCCTAGAACAAAGGCGGCAGCATCACGAGCTTTACCGTGACAGTCAATCATAAGAATGAGTAGTAGTAGGCTACCCTGCACATTTGCAGGGTAGCCTACTCTTTTTAATGATTTAGGACAGCTATCATGCACGTATGCAGGATAGCTGCCAATCATGGAGATCAGATGGCTGGAAATGAGCTGAAATGACGAGCTATAATGCGTGAGTGCAGGATAGGTTAGCTAGAGCGTCCCAAACGCATGAAGTTACTGCAAAAGTGCAGGATAGCTTTCGCGCTGGGAGTAGGAGAAGTGAGGATTTGAGGAGCGGCATCGAGCGTGGGGAAAGTTGAGGGAAAAGACGATGTGTGTGTGGTGAAGTATAGGGGGGATATACAAACATGCTTAGAACAAAGGCAGCACGAGCTCTGCCCGTGACAGCCAATAAAGTAGACGTTCCTGTGCATTTGCAGCATAGCTGCCAACCATGGAGACAAGACGGCTGGAAAAGAGCTGAAACGACGAGCGATAATGCGTGAGTACAGGATTGGTTTGCTAGAACGAGTACGAGCTGTTTGGTTACACACCCCAAGAAAAAATAAATACCTGAATTTTAGAATTATCAAGGAGACTTAGCTCAGCTGGGGGAGCGCTTGCAAGGCATGCAAGCGATCAGGAGGAGCACAGCGTCTGAATCTAACGCTAAAATTCATCGACGAATACGCTTCGTCAGACATTTCATCCGAAGTATTTTTTACTACTATATGCCGATTTAGCTATTCGCAGCCAGCAGCTGTTCAACGATAAAGTCGAGCTGTTTGTCGAGAGTGAAGATGTCACTGTAATAGGACAAGCTGAAGCTAAGCTCAATCAGTCTGCCTTCCTTGACAGCGGGGATACTATTCCAAATCTGGTTGGTTGTCAGGTCGTCCATTCCTTCATAGGAAGAGCGGATGACGTAATCTCCGATATATTCCGGCAATACTTCCATAGATACGCTATCGCCTGAGGCTTCTGTGGCTACATCAATTTTTTTCTGAACAATCTCTGGTGCCTTCATATCTAAATACTCATAAACAATTTGGGAGCCAAGCGCTTGCGTCTCTTGCTCATTGCCGAACGTTTGTCCAAGCATTGCAAGTCTTTATTCCGTTGTCATGGTGTCATAAGGAACGATAATAAGGTCCGGTTCAAGCGCCATAACCGCTTCGGGATTCGTCTCAAACCAGATGCCAGCGATTCTACTCCAACAAGCTCTTTCTCGAAGGCAGCTCCTTCGGAAACCTCGGAGACACCGATAGGCTTGATTCCCATGGCGACCACGTCGCCCAGCAAGTAGAGCACGACGACTCTTTGTAGATATGCTCTTCAAGCTTCATGACGAAATATCCTCCATTTCTTCTCCCTGATAAGCTTCAACCAAATAGACGAGAAGAGATAGGCTAAAGCGATATGTTTTTCTAATTATAATGATAACGTTTCTCAATTACAATGCAATTATATAAGATGAACTTCAAATGTAATGTAAAGGAAGCGACAAGATCGTTCAGGAGAAACGAAGTATTCGCGTAGCAGTGGAGAATTTGTATAAACGGCTTGTCGAGAATGTGCATTGAGAGAATTGGAGAGACTGCGGTACAATCTATTTAGACATTATGATAATGATAATCATTATTGTATTTTGGTGGAAATGTATATTTCTTATAGGAGTGGATGGGGTAATGGTTCGGTTAGCTTATTTAAGAACAGGGTGGGTTTCGATATTTGCAGCAGTAATCATACTGTCGGGATGCGGAGCAGGCAACGGCAATGTGGGGGAAAGCACTGCAAATCAGCAGCAAGGCACTACGGTTGAAGCAACAAATACAGAAACAGTTGTGACGGAAGCGGAAACTAGAATCGTTACCGATCAATTCGGCGAGGTAGAAATTCCCGCTCATCCCAAACGGGTATCCGCGTTATATCGGGAGGACTATTTGGTCGCGCTGGGCATAACGCCAATTGTGCAATATTATAATCCGATGTGGGGCAAGCAGGATTATTTGCAGCTTGAAGTACCATTATTTGATGTAACGGGAAGTATAGAAGCACTGCTCGTTACGGAGCCTGATTTGATTATTGGAGCGGGAGAGGTTGACGCGGCCCAATATGAGTTGTATTCAAAGATTGCTCCTACCTATCGCCTTCCGGATGAGGTGCTTGCGGATACACGCCAAACACTGACTACAATTGCCGATCTTATGGGTATGCCAGAGAAGGCGGAGCAGGTGTTAAAGGATTACGAGAGCCGGATTGCTGAGGTCAAGACCAAGCTTACCGCTGCAATTGGCGATCAGAAGCTTGTTGTACTAAGAATGAATGTGGTCGACCAGTCGATTAATATTTTTGGCATCAACAATACATTTATAGGCCAGATTTTGTATAAGGATCTTGGGCTCAAGGCTCCGGCATATGCTGAGGCTATGACCGAGGGCAATGTTGTATTGTCTGAGGAGTTTATTCCCGAGCTTGGCGCCGACCATATTATCTTTCTTCCATCGAATGGCACATGGGAAGAAGAGGCTAACGCTAAAGCGTTGAAGGAAATGCTGGATAGTCCGATTTGGAAGGCTGTTCCAGCCGTGCAGCAGGGACAGGTTTATCCTGTCGAAAGATCTTATTGGCAGACTGGAGCTATTACAGCTAATTTCAAAAAAATGGATGAACTGCTGCAGCTTCTCGCTCCATAGAAGACAAAAGCGAATATCTTCTTCCCTGAATAGGGCAGCTTTTCAACGATGGTTGAAGAGCGGCTCTATTTGCGTTAAACTATACTTGATAATTGTTCTCATTTAAAGAATGGGGTTAAGCATATGGAAGAACAGAATAGAAAGCGGGCTTTTCCTCCGCCTATCACTTTATTTATCCTGCAGTCCATTCAATTTGTTCCTTACACTCCTAATGCCAAGCTTGCGCTGGAGAAAGCAAGCAGCTATACGCTGTTGATCTTTACGAAAGGCAGAGCTGCGGTTCGTACTTTGGATGAGGAGTTGGTTCTAGAGCAAGGGAAATGTTTGCTTCTGAGACCAGAAATGACATTGGCTATGGAATCAGACGGCTGCTCCTATTATCTGCTTGAATTTAATCTTAGTGCTGAGGAAGAGCATACACACTCGCACAGCCTCCTTCCAGAAAAGCTGGATTTGGTTTGTGCTCCATTTGCTAAAGTGCTGGAGCTGCTTGAGGATATTTATCGAAATAGTCATGAGGCTGATGAGCTGCAGCTATACTATTGTTATGTTCGCTTTCAAGAGCTTCTGCTGCTGCTATTCAGTCAAAATACGAACGCTGCAGTGGAAAAGAGAGGCTCAGACTCGTCTGAGCAGCACGGTGTGGAAAGATCTATTCGGCATATTCATCAGCATTATTGTGAGGTGCTTACCGTTGAGGAGCTTGCTGCCATAGCAAACATTGAACGATGGAAATATACCCGACTGTTTAAGGAAGCAACCGGGCAAGTGCCGCTTCAATATTTGAATAGCGCACGTATTGCTCAGGCCAAAAAATATTTAATGAGCGGTGAAGAAAAGCTGTCTGATATCGCGCAGCATGCCGGCTTTACGAATGAGTATTATTTTAACCGTCGTTTTAAGCAAAGTGTCGGAATAACGCCTGGCCAATACCGCCGCAGTCACCGGGATCAGCCTCGAGTTGTTGCTCCTTATCTGGAGGATTTCTTGGTGGCGCTCGATATTATGCCTGTCGTTCAGTACTCTCATGCCAAATGGGGGAAGCAGGAATATTTGGCGCTGAATCATATTCCCACGTTTGATGAGCAGGCCGGTGACTTCAAGACGCTTTCAACCTATAGTCCGGACTTCATCGTATTGCTGGACAGATATCATGATAACGAGTATTCGCAATGCCGCAACATTTCCAGCACCTATATTGTTCGTGAGCTTAGTGAAAATTGGCGAACGCTGCTGCGTATCGTTGGTGATTATTTTGGGCGTTCAGAGCGGGCAGAAGCGGTTATTGCCGATTATGAGGCCAAGGCGAACACGGCGCGTCAGACGTTGAACCGCTGTATGAATGGAGAGACAGTAGCCTTTCTTCGAATCTCGGCTGATCATGTTCATCAGTACACGACAGGGAGTCGTGGCTTTGCTGCAGCTGTGTTATATGGTGATCTTGGTCTAAATGGGCATCTGGCTTCTGGAAATGCTGCGGATCATGCGTCAATGATAGAAATTACGCTGGAGGATCTGTCAGCCATGACGGCAGATCATTTGTTTATCACGTTTGATAAATGGCACAGTCAGGTTGATGGCGCGGAACGGGGGCTGCTCAAGCATCCGATCTGGTCGACACTTCCGGCTGTAAGAAGAAATCATGTATATGAGGTCGATTTCTT from Paenibacillus sp. FSL H8-0548 encodes the following:
- a CDS encoding NAD(P)-dependent oxidoreductase — its product is MPKVVITGGSGMLGQWVVKHFVEQGYEVVNADVKHPAEPLCRTVIVDLNNLGEVYGVLAGADAVVHLAAIPVAYSHPNEVTFHNNVMSTYNVLEAAAGLGIRKSVIASSESSYGLVFALERFGPQYVPVDEEHPQLPQDSYGLSKIVNEQTADMMSRRSGMQVVSFRLGNVITPEAYQNFKTFIHDPEQRERILWSYIDTRDAAEACRLAIEAEGLGSVALNLAADDSSMAVSSRALMAARFPEVLDFREPLEGHESLLSNEKAKRLLNWQPKHAWRDYVSGWSE
- a CDS encoding OsmC family protein, with translation MAVQTFKASAHLQDGVKVKTKSRHFELTIDEPKSLGGTDTGMNPVEALLASLGACQSIVARVYAPKFDVKLEDFRVEVEGDIDLDGFFDKADVRPGYSDIRYTFHIKTDSPKEKVEEFVRFLESKCPVGDTIANPVNVKLESIIIEG
- a CDS encoding ABC transporter substrate-binding protein, which produces MVRLAYLRTGWVSIFAAVIILSGCGAGNGNVGESTANQQQGTTVEATNTETVVTEAETRIVTDQFGEVEIPAHPKRVSALYREDYLVALGITPIVQYYNPMWGKQDYLQLEVPLFDVTGSIEALLVTEPDLIIGAGEVDAAQYELYSKIAPTYRLPDEVLADTRQTLTTIADLMGMPEKAEQVLKDYESRIAEVKTKLTAAIGDQKLVVLRMNVVDQSINIFGINNTFIGQILYKDLGLKAPAYAEAMTEGNVVLSEEFIPELGADHIIFLPSNGTWEEEANAKALKEMLDSPIWKAVPAVQQGQVYPVERSYWQTGAITANFKKMDELLQLLAP
- a CDS encoding AraC family transcriptional regulator, translated to MEEQNRKRAFPPPITLFILQSIQFVPYTPNAKLALEKASSYTLLIFTKGRAAVRTLDEELVLEQGKCLLLRPEMTLAMESDGCSYYLLEFNLSAEEEHTHSHSLLPEKLDLVCAPFAKVLELLEDIYRNSHEADELQLYYCYVRFQELLLLLFSQNTNAAVEKRGSDSSEQHGVERSIRHIHQHYCEVLTVEELAAIANIERWKYTRLFKEATGQVPLQYLNSARIAQAKKYLMSGEEKLSDIAQHAGFTNEYYFNRRFKQSVGITPGQYRRSHRDQPRVVAPYLEDFLVALDIMPVVQYSHAKWGKQEYLALNHIPTFDEQAGDFKTLSTYSPDFIVLLDRYHDNEYSQCRNISSTYIVRELSENWRTLLRIVGDYFGRSERAEAVIADYEAKANTARQTLNRCMNGETVAFLRISADHVHQYTTGSRGFAAAVLYGDLGLNGHLASGNAADHASMIEITLEDLSAMTADHLFITFDKWHSQVDGAERGLLKHPIWSTLPAVRRNHVYEVDFLTWMNHGVISNTKKIDDILQVLA